From the Prunus dulcis chromosome 4, ALMONDv2, whole genome shotgun sequence genome, one window contains:
- the LOC117625573 gene encoding 2-alkenal reductase (NADP(+)-dependent)-like, which produces MEEAAGEDEVGFWVLAEICSSDGEDEVGGASSGCRKLCSYEFTEIQLWLCKAMEEEIDRRNRSVDLLKNELGFDEAFNYKEEADLNAAFKRYFPEGIDIYFDNVGGKTLDAVLLNMRVHGRIAVCGMISQYNLDQAEGVTNLMHLVYKRIRLHGFSVRDHYHIHPKFVEFMLPYIRQGKIVYVEDIVEGLESGPRALVGLFKGLNFGKQVVDVSA; this is translated from the exons ATGGAGGAAGCGGCTGGAGAAGACGAagtgggtttctgggttttggCTGAAATCTGCTCCTCAGATGGAGAAGACGAAGTGGGGGGAGCTTCTTCAGGCTGTAGGAAGCTGTGCAGCTATGAATTCACCGAAATACAGCTGTGGCTGTGCAAAGCTATGGAGGAGGAGATAGACAGACGAAATCGATCT GTTGATCTATTGAAGAATGAGCTTGGATTTGATGAGGCTTTTAACTATAAAGAAGAGGCTGACTTGAATGCGGCTTTCAAAAG GTATTTCCCTGAAGGCATTGATATTTACTTTGACAATGTTGGAGGCAAAACGCTAGACGCAGTGCTCCTCAACATGAGAGTCCATGGCCGCATTGCTGTATGTGGAATGATCTCACAGTACAATCTTGATCAAGCAGAAGGGGTAACAAATTTGATGCACCTTGTGTACAAACGTATCCGCCTCCATGGATTTTCGGTAAGAGATCACTATCACATCCATCCGAAATTCGTGGAGTTTATGCTGCCTTACATTAGGCAAGGAAAGATTGTTTATGTGGAAGACATAGTTGAAGGCCTTGAGAGTGGTCCAAGAGCGCTGGTTGGACTTTTTAAGGGTCTTAACTTTGGAAAACAAGTAGTTGACGTCTCTGCATGA
- the LOC117625574 gene encoding uncharacterized protein LOC117625574, whose amino-acid sequence MAMDWAEREEIANKWRKLNPQEKATYGSALDLSGGQVEGSSGQVNVSLNEKGFTSRCSPDRFHQTVEKLSNQKRLAINEIGFGKVASLCCTRLHRKLCKFLTERFNPDTSSIQLHGKVIGISAVEFGRVMGLKNTGEVVELEWLVEDEKVKELVKSFGGNGKRLLVRDLGEQLEKCENADEDFKVRFVMFALGTVLCPTSSPSVTGNYLTFLTIPGKIETKNWADHGFNFLCEGIRSFKAKKVLYVNGSLLFLQLLYFDSILHGGVYVDKSLDPIVSWDNKSVWKMIIWVRKQGGFDSPTVRVVSKHNPTNEVSRVNLERIVQEVAVSLAPIIQAEVKRSVEGLAITLGPIIQAEVQRSMLEFTDKVMSQVSSFNKDARQHLHPGHEDVNQTKDSPLKERDQGGESVVKKKGEEASKLKEKGVVDVNNTWMPLPDGQSFSEPELKIGVEKRKFTKPARGDETRIKTRRTGERRPGVLCREPWVDPSTAKGKVVHSTTSKMKIGPFKLKPGDLEDSDLELFSYIFRSNNLSSDEIIIQIENKHHVTRGEFMCLRPEEWINDGVLNAHVYYLQEKGSGNWYFPTYMAEQVQNTRDGQLFELAVKLRRENTNRFTVGLKKCEKMFIPVFDRIGSHWYLIVVLPSDKKVEIWDSLPGPKYNAGRYQQAERIMKVLDHIYNEEIVNYFEKGWQFAKFNIVRTDKARRQVNGCDCGVFVMNWLQDIECRSHGSNKFQHASERVRIALSLLKNPRNRRLKEVRESARRVVDEQLDKLVEQKDPFIPHHPIARKPITRSQAK is encoded by the exons ATGGCAATGGATTGGGCA gaACGAGAAGAGATTGCTAATAAATGGAGGAAATTGAACCCTCAAGAGAAGGCAACATATGGCTCTGCCTTGGATTTATCGGGTGGGCAAGTAGAAGGATCAAGTGGGCAAGTAAACGTCTCACTGAATGAGAAGGGTTTTACCAGTAGATGCAGCCCGGATCGATTCCATCAGACGGTGGAAAAATTGTCGAATCAGAAGCGCTTAGCAATTAATGAAATTGGGTTTGGTAAAGTGGCATCTTTGTGTTGCACTCGTTTACACCGCAAACTATGCAAATTTCTAACTGAAAGGTTCAATCCTGATACGTCTTCTATACAACTGCACGGCAAAGTGATTGGAATAAGTGCCGTTGAGTTTGGGCGTGTTATGGGTCTTAAGAACACCGGCGAGGTTGTTGAACTTGAGTGGCTGGTAGAAGATGAAAAGGTGAAAGAGTTAGTGAAAAGTTTCGGTGGAAATGGCAAGAGATTATTAGTAAGGGATTTAGGTGAACAATTGGAAAAGTGCGAAAATGCCGATGAGGACTTTAAAGTTCGATTTGTGATGTTCGCACTTGGCACTGTACTTTGCCCGACCTCCTCACCATCAGTGACGGGGAACTATTTAACTTTCTTGACGATCCCAGGGAAGATAGAGACTAAGAACTGGGCCGACCATGGATTCAACTTCTTATGTGAAGGTATTAGGTCGTtcaaagcaaagaaagttttgTATGTAAATGGGTCACTACTATTTCTCCAACTACTGTATTTCGATTCAATTCTCCATGGTGGAGTATATGTTGATAAGTCTTTGGATCCCATTGTGTCATGGGACAATAAGTCGGTGTGGAAAATGATTATATGGGTCAGAAAGCAAGGTGGGTTTGATAGTCCAACCGTTCGGGTAGTTTCAAAGCACAATCCAACGAATGAAGTGTCGAGAGTAAACCTTGAAAGAATTGTTCAAGAAGTTGCAGTCAGTTTGGCGCCAATAATACAGGCCGAGGTGAAGCGATCAGTTGAAGGACTTGCTATAACTTTGGGGCCGATAATACAGGCGGAGGTCCAGCGGTCAATGTTGGAATTCACTGACAAGGTAATGAGTCAAGTGAGCTCCTTCAATAAAGACGCAAGACAACATCTTCATCCGGGACATGAAGATGTAAATCAAACTAAGGACAGTCCACTGAAAGAACGAGATCAAGGTGGTGAGAGTGttgtgaagaagaagggtgaaGAAGCTAGCAAATTAAAGGAGAAAGGTGTAGTTGATGTAAACAATACTTGGATGCCATTACCGGATGGACAGAGTTTCAGTGAACCCGAG TTGAAAATTGGCGTGGAAAAGAGGAAGTTCACAAAACCGGCCCGTGGTGATGAAACTCGAATTAAAACACGTCGAACGGGCGAAAGGCGTCCAGGAGTTCTTTGTAGAGAGCCATGGGTTGACCCGTCAACCGCAAAAGGAAAGGTTGTGCATTCAACGACGTCTAAGATGAAAATTGGGCCTTTCAAATTAAAACCCGGGGACTTAGAAGACTCCGATTTAGAGTTATTTAGTTATATTTTTAGGTCTAACAACCTTTCAAG TGACGAAATtataattcaaattgaaaacaaacatCATGTCACGAGAGGTGAGTTCATGTGCTTGAGGCCCGAAGAGTGGATTAATGATGGAGTACTCAACGCACACGTGTATTATCTACAAGAAAAGGGGTCAGGGAATTGGTACTTCCCCACATATATGGCG GAGCAAGTTCAAAATACAAGAGATGGTCAACTTTTCGAATTGGCTGTCAAACTGAGAAGGGAAAACACAAATCGGTTCACCGTAGGGCTTAAGAAGTGCGAGAAG ATGTTCATTCCCGTTTTTGATCGAATCGGGAGTCATTGGTATTTGATTGTGGTGCTTCCTAGCgataaaaaagttgaaatatGGGATAGCCTCCCCGGTCCTAAGTACAACGCAGGTCGTTATCAACAAGCAGAACGAATT ATGAAAGTGTTGGACCACATTTACAATGAGGAGATTGTCAACTATTTTGAAAAGGGATGGCAGTTTGCAAAATTCAACATTGTGCGAACTGACAAGGCCCGTAGACAAGTAAATGGATGCGATTGTGGTGTGTTCGTTATGAATTGGCTACAAGACATTGAATGCAGATCACACGGTTCAAATAAA tttCAACATGCAAGTGAGCGCGTTCGCATTGCACTATCGTTGCTGAAGAACCCAAGAAACCGGCGTCTAAAGGAAGTAAGGGAGTCCGCTCGAAGAGTTGTCGACGAACAACTTGACAAGTTGGTCGAACAGAAGGATCCCTTCATCCCTCATCATCCCATCGCAAGGAAGCCAATAACACGCTCCCAGGCAAAGTAG